The window GGAGATTGATAGGCGATTTGACCTTGACGCCGTCACCCCATCCGAAGCCCTTGAAAAGGCGTACGAAATCCTCCGCAGCACCCTTGCCGATGAACTCATCAAGAGACTGAAGCAAGTAAACCCAACATTCTTTGAGCGCATCGTGGTAGAGCTTCTCGTAAAAATGGGTTACGGTGGCTCCCGGGCCGATGCCGGCAAGGCGATAGGCCGAAGCGGCGACGGAGGCATAGACGGCATCATCAAAGAAGACAAGCTGGGCCTCGACGTAGTCTACATCCAGGCCAAACGCTGGGACACGAACTCCGTAGGCCGCCCCGACGTAATGCAATTCGCCGGCGCCCTCCAGGCCCAGAAAGCCAACAAGGGAATCTTCATAACAACATCAAAGTTCACAGAAGAAGCCCGAAACTACGTCGCCCAAATAGGCAGCAAAATAGTCCTGATCGACGGCGAACACCTAGCCCAACTAATGATCGACAACGACGTAGGCGTATCAACAATATCCCTATACCCCGTAAAGAAACTCGATTTAGATTACTTTGACGAG is drawn from Syntrophorhabdaceae bacterium and contains these coding sequences:
- a CDS encoding restriction endonuclease, which gives rise to MAVPDYQSVMLPLLEYAASRNGELSTGEAADALAVSLGLSEEDLKQMLPSGISPTFINRVGWAATYMKKAGFMEATRRGFYRITQRGLDVLKKKPKKIDVKLLTQYPEFQEFQNLRGTRSTDKTKEIDRRFDLDAVTPSEALEKAYEILRSTLADELIKRLKQVNPTFFERIVVELLVKMGYGGSRADAGKAIGRSGDGGIDGIIKEDKLGLDVVYIQAKRWDTNSVGRPDVMQFAGALQAQKANKGIFITTSKFTEEARNYVAQIGSKIVLIDGEHLAQLMIDNDVGVSTISLYPVKKLDLDYFDEGV